A genomic window from Micromonospora violae includes:
- a CDS encoding alpha/beta fold hydrolase — MRCATLWPDHLLPDAAVPPPWPGREVRLDGLVTYVRDTPATAAGAEPALYVHGLGGSSQNWTDLAGLLADRLDGQAIDLPGFGRSEPGRRYTIPAFADLVVRWIEHSGRGPVHLFGNSLGGAVAVQVAGLRPDLVRTLTLISPALPFLDFRRSLQGRMLPVLAIPGGERLVARRLTQLAPEVMAQQVLAACVADLSRICDQRRAEALEEIRVRYEAEHYAAAYVRTFRGLVSSFVRAYLPGPGSLWRLARTVRAPTLVVGGRQDRLVDVRVAPQTARVIPDSRLMMLDGVGHVAQLEVPRLVARAVVGLLAETGDAAGRSDLAR, encoded by the coding sequence ATGAGATGCGCCACCCTCTGGCCGGATCACCTGCTCCCCGACGCTGCGGTCCCGCCGCCCTGGCCGGGCCGGGAAGTGCGCCTCGACGGCCTGGTCACGTACGTGCGGGACACCCCGGCCACCGCCGCGGGCGCGGAGCCGGCGCTGTACGTGCACGGGCTGGGCGGTTCGTCGCAGAACTGGACCGACCTGGCCGGGCTGCTCGCCGACCGGCTGGACGGTCAGGCCATCGACCTGCCCGGTTTCGGTCGTAGCGAGCCGGGCAGGCGCTACACGATTCCGGCCTTCGCGGATCTGGTCGTCCGCTGGATCGAGCATTCCGGTCGTGGCCCGGTGCACCTGTTCGGCAATTCCCTGGGCGGCGCGGTCGCGGTCCAGGTCGCCGGGCTCCGGCCGGACCTGGTTCGTACCCTCACCCTGATCAGTCCGGCGCTGCCGTTCCTGGATTTCCGGCGCTCGTTGCAGGGGCGGATGCTGCCGGTGCTCGCCATTCCGGGAGGTGAGCGGCTGGTCGCCCGACGGCTCACCCAGTTGGCGCCCGAGGTGATGGCCCAGCAGGTGCTGGCGGCCTGCGTCGCCGACCTCAGCCGGATCTGTGACCAGCGTCGGGCCGAGGCGCTGGAGGAGATCCGGGTGCGGTACGAGGCCGAGCACTACGCGGCCGCGTACGTCCGGACGTTCCGTGGGCTGGTTTCCAGCTTCGTGCGGGCGTACCTGCCGGGGCCGGGGTCGTTGTGGCGCCTGGCCCGGACGGTACGCGCGCCGACCCTGGTGGTGGGTGGCCGACAGGATCGCCTGGTCGATGTGCGGGTCGCGCCGCAGACCGCTCGGGTCATTCCGGACAGCCGATTGATGATGCTCGACGGTGTCGGCCATGTGGCGCAGTTGGAGGTTCCCCGGCTGGTTGCCCGTGCGGTGGTCGGCCTGCTCGCCGAAACGGGGG
- a CDS encoding TetR/AcrR family transcriptional regulator: MTAAGNGAQTAGRPTRLPRSARRKQLLAAAQEVFVAQGYHAAAMDDIAERAGVSKPVLYQHFPGKMDLYLALLDTHCDAIVAQVQDAMRGTSDNKERVSASVRAYFDFVDHESEAFRLVFESDLRNDPAVRQRVERVEQGCIAAITDTIISDTGVSREHAELLASGLVGAAETAAQFWLAGGRQVPKAEAEALVAALSWRGIASFPLQGESA; encoded by the coding sequence ATGACCGCTGCGGGGAACGGTGCACAGACCGCCGGCCGGCCAACCCGCCTGCCCCGCTCCGCGCGTCGTAAGCAGCTTCTCGCTGCGGCGCAGGAGGTGTTCGTCGCGCAGGGCTACCACGCCGCCGCGATGGACGACATCGCCGAGCGGGCCGGGGTCTCGAAGCCGGTGCTCTACCAACACTTTCCCGGAAAGATGGATCTCTACCTGGCGCTGCTCGACACGCACTGTGACGCCATCGTCGCTCAGGTGCAAGATGCCATGCGCGGCACCAGCGACAACAAGGAGCGGGTCAGCGCGTCGGTCCGGGCGTACTTCGACTTCGTCGACCACGAGAGCGAGGCGTTCCGGCTCGTCTTCGAGTCGGATCTGCGCAACGACCCGGCGGTGCGGCAGCGGGTGGAGCGGGTCGAGCAGGGCTGCATCGCGGCGATCACCGACACCATCATCTCCGACACCGGGGTGAGCCGGGAGCACGCCGAACTGCTCGCCTCCGGGCTGGTCGGCGCGGCGGAGACGGCCGCGCAGTTCTGGCTGGCCGGGGGCCGGCAGGTGCCGAAGGCCGAGGCCGAGGCGTTGGTGGCCGCGCTGTCCTGGCGGGGCATCGCGAGCTTCCCGCTGCAAGGTGAGTCAGCCTGA
- a CDS encoding DUF3107 domain-containing protein: MEVKIGVQYAPRELVLDSAQSPAEIEQIVTDAFAGNGGTLSLTDEKGRRVIVPVEKVAYVEIAEASPRAVGFTVR, translated from the coding sequence GTGGAGGTCAAGATCGGCGTGCAGTACGCGCCGCGCGAGCTGGTACTGGACAGCGCGCAGTCGCCGGCCGAGATCGAGCAGATCGTGACCGACGCCTTCGCCGGCAACGGCGGCACGCTCTCCCTGACCGACGAGAAGGGCCGGCGGGTCATCGTTCCGGTCGAGAAGGTCGCCTACGTCGAGATCGCCGAGGCGTCGCCCCGGGCCGTCGGGTTCACCGTCCGCTGA
- a CDS encoding ferritin-like fold-containing protein: protein MSVPAYADLLGLVAFGELLAFERMAGDARLAPDLSRRAALNEMAAAEIANYRRLADRLTALGVLPEEAMAPYVEPLQAYHDSTEPRDWAEVVTKAYVGDAITDDFVREIADALAEPDRALVLDVLHDSRYADFAAEEIRVAVADDPRVAGRLSMWARRLVGEALSQAGRVAAERAALTALIARDGRVDVAGLFGRLTSAHTARMVAAGLNN from the coding sequence GTGTCCGTTCCTGCCTACGCCGACCTGTTGGGTCTGGTCGCCTTCGGTGAACTGCTCGCCTTCGAGCGGATGGCCGGTGACGCGCGGCTCGCTCCGGACCTGAGCCGCCGCGCCGCGCTGAACGAGATGGCCGCTGCGGAGATCGCCAACTATCGACGCCTCGCCGACCGGCTCACCGCGCTGGGCGTGCTGCCGGAGGAGGCGATGGCCCCCTATGTCGAGCCGCTCCAGGCGTACCACGACTCGACCGAGCCGCGGGACTGGGCGGAAGTGGTCACCAAGGCGTACGTCGGCGACGCGATCACCGACGACTTCGTCCGCGAGATCGCCGACGCGCTGGCGGAACCGGACCGGGCACTGGTGCTGGACGTCCTGCACGACTCCCGGTACGCGGACTTCGCCGCGGAGGAGATCCGGGTGGCTGTCGCCGACGACCCCCGGGTGGCCGGTCGGCTCTCGATGTGGGCCCGACGACTGGTCGGCGAGGCGTTGTCGCAGGCCGGCCGGGTGGCCGCCGAGCGGGCCGCCCTGACCGCGCTGATCGCGCGGGACGGCCGGGTCGACGTGGCGGGGCTCTTCGGCCGGCTCACCAGCGCGCACACCGCGCGAATGGTCGCCGCCGGGCTGAACAACTGA
- a CDS encoding DEAD/DEAH box helicase, with amino-acid sequence MSDQTHDLLDGQELAPTAPVRPEAPTFAALGARAETVEALASAGITRAFAIQEYAIPIALRGVDLIGQAPTGTGKTLGFGVPLLDRVFAPSEGGDGVPQALVVVPTRELGIQVAKDLAAAGRTRGVRVLPIYGGVAYEPQIDALRKGVEILVGTPGRLMDLQKQKHLRLDRVHALVLDEADRMLDLGFLDDVEKILAMLPEDRQTMLFSATMPDPIVTLSRRFLRQPMTIHAGHTAETGPSPQTQQLVYRTHSMNKVEVVARILQAEGRGLTMIFTRTKRAADRVAEDLDFRGFAVAAVHGDLGQGARERALRAFRAGKIDILVATDVAARGLDVTGVTHVINYDCPEDQDTYTHRIGRTGRAGATGVAVTFVDWDDMPRWRIIDKTLGLEMPEPPETYHTSPHLYTDLHISTEVSGTLPTAERTRAGLSAEIEEDLGGTTRSRRGDSGGRGSRRGEGRGERRGRGDARRDRSDAGTPAGAEAPAADAADEGPRTPRRRRRRRAGEVVAGETTAVVSADAGPAEPAAASDGEPAKPRRRRRRRGGGSGAGTPAEATAD; translated from the coding sequence ATGAGCGACCAGACTCACGATTTGCTGGACGGCCAGGAACTGGCCCCCACCGCCCCGGTTCGACCGGAGGCCCCCACGTTCGCCGCACTCGGCGCCCGCGCCGAAACCGTCGAGGCTCTGGCCTCGGCCGGCATCACCCGCGCCTTCGCCATCCAGGAGTACGCGATCCCGATCGCGCTGCGCGGCGTCGACCTGATCGGTCAAGCGCCGACCGGCACCGGCAAGACCCTCGGCTTCGGCGTACCGCTGCTCGATCGCGTCTTCGCCCCGAGCGAGGGCGGCGACGGCGTCCCGCAGGCGCTGGTCGTCGTACCCACCCGTGAGCTCGGCATCCAGGTGGCCAAGGATCTGGCCGCCGCCGGCCGGACGCGCGGCGTCCGGGTGCTGCCGATCTACGGCGGTGTGGCGTACGAGCCGCAGATCGACGCGCTGCGCAAGGGCGTCGAGATCCTGGTCGGCACTCCCGGCCGACTGATGGACCTGCAGAAGCAGAAGCACCTCCGGCTGGACCGGGTGCACGCACTCGTCCTCGACGAGGCCGACCGGATGCTCGACCTGGGCTTCCTCGACGACGTCGAGAAGATCCTGGCGATGCTGCCGGAGGACCGCCAGACGATGCTCTTCTCGGCCACCATGCCGGACCCGATCGTCACCCTGTCGCGGCGCTTCCTGCGCCAGCCGATGACGATCCACGCCGGGCACACCGCCGAGACCGGTCCGTCGCCGCAGACCCAGCAGCTGGTCTACCGCACCCACTCGATGAACAAGGTCGAGGTGGTGGCGCGCATCCTCCAGGCGGAGGGGCGTGGGCTGACCATGATCTTCACGCGTACCAAGCGGGCCGCCGACCGGGTCGCCGAGGACCTCGACTTCCGCGGGTTCGCGGTCGCGGCGGTCCATGGTGACCTCGGCCAGGGTGCCCGCGAGCGGGCCCTGCGGGCATTCCGGGCTGGCAAGATCGACATCCTGGTCGCCACCGACGTGGCGGCCCGTGGGCTGGACGTCACCGGCGTCACCCACGTCATCAACTACGACTGCCCGGAAGACCAGGACACGTACACCCACCGGATCGGTCGTACCGGCCGGGCCGGCGCGACGGGTGTCGCCGTGACCTTCGTCGACTGGGACGACATGCCGCGCTGGCGCATCATCGACAAGACCCTCGGTCTGGAGATGCCGGAGCCGCCGGAGACGTACCACACGTCCCCGCACCTCTACACCGACCTGCACATCTCCACCGAGGTCAGCGGCACGCTGCCCACGGCCGAGCGCACCCGGGCCGGGCTGTCCGCCGAGATCGAAGAGGACCTGGGTGGGACGACCCGCTCCCGCCGGGGCGACAGCGGTGGTCGGGGTTCCCGACGTGGTGAGGGTCGTGGCGAGCGCCGTGGACGCGGCGATGCCCGCCGCGACCGCTCCGACGCCGGCACGCCGGCCGGCGCCGAGGCGCCCGCCGCTGACGCCGCCGACGAAGGGCCGCGTACCCCCCGCCGCCGGCGTCGTCGCCGGGCCGGCGAGGTGGTCGCGGGCGAGACCACCGCTGTGGTCTCCGCCGACGCCGGCCCCGCCGAGCCAGCCGCCGCGTCCGACGGCGAGCCGGCCAAGCCGCGTCGCCGCCGACGCCGCCGTGGTGGCGGTTCCGGCGCGGGTACGCCGGCCGAGGCGACCGCCGACTGA
- a CDS encoding class I SAM-dependent methyltransferase, with protein sequence MPQPLDAALTEVRALLLDPALTRAVAAGRRRGHRPTVVRAELRPVTLKAGPRLQIATSDGTRPYTRNVAPGAEAAGAVDELLAEPFGNWHVETADTTLQLRVTKSGEAQVHRAATPRPAATPTGNDRPKEYLLDPGDPIFAEIGGSAAKRRQVDAFLRALAATLPDDLTGPLRVVDLGCGNAYLTFAAYRYLTGRGLDVQLVGVDVREDQRRRNTELAQRLGWADQVSFVAGTIADATVDPAPDLVLALHACDTATDEALARAVRWEARWVLAAPCCHHDLAKQLRAHPAPAPYDLLTRQGILRERFADVLTDALRAGLLRVHGYKAEVVEFVDSQHTPRNLLIRARRTGAGATEPQRAEYRELVDQWQVTPRLETLLADGE encoded by the coding sequence ATGCCGCAACCACTGGACGCCGCCCTGACCGAGGTTCGGGCCCTGCTGCTCGACCCCGCGCTGACCCGGGCGGTCGCCGCCGGACGCCGCCGCGGGCACCGCCCCACCGTGGTCCGGGCTGAGCTACGGCCGGTGACACTGAAGGCCGGGCCCCGGCTTCAGATCGCCACGTCCGACGGCACCCGCCCGTACACCCGCAACGTCGCGCCCGGCGCGGAGGCCGCCGGGGCGGTCGACGAGCTGCTGGCCGAGCCGTTCGGCAACTGGCACGTCGAGACGGCCGACACGACGCTCCAGCTTCGGGTGACCAAATCCGGCGAAGCGCAGGTGCACCGGGCCGCGACGCCCCGGCCGGCGGCGACCCCCACCGGAAATGACCGGCCCAAGGAGTACCTGCTCGACCCCGGGGACCCGATCTTCGCGGAGATCGGCGGCTCGGCGGCCAAGCGCCGCCAGGTGGACGCGTTCCTGCGCGCCCTGGCCGCGACCCTGCCCGACGATCTGACCGGGCCGCTCCGGGTGGTCGACCTGGGCTGCGGCAACGCGTACCTGACGTTCGCCGCCTACCGCTATCTGACCGGTCGGGGGCTCGACGTCCAGCTGGTCGGCGTGGACGTCCGAGAGGACCAGCGGCGGCGCAACACCGAGCTGGCGCAGCGGCTGGGCTGGGCCGACCAGGTCAGCTTCGTGGCCGGGACGATCGCCGACGCCACCGTCGACCCGGCACCCGATCTGGTGCTGGCGCTGCACGCCTGCGACACCGCCACCGACGAGGCGCTGGCCCGCGCGGTGCGCTGGGAGGCCCGCTGGGTGCTGGCCGCCCCGTGCTGCCACCACGACCTGGCGAAGCAGCTCCGCGCCCACCCCGCCCCGGCCCCGTACGACCTGCTGACCCGGCAGGGCATCCTGCGCGAGCGCTTTGCCGACGTGCTCACCGACGCCCTGCGCGCCGGGCTGCTGCGGGTGCACGGGTACAAGGCCGAGGTGGTGGAGTTCGTGGACTCGCAGCACACGCCCCGCAACCTGCTGATCCGCGCACGTCGTACCGGTGCGGGGGCGACCGAGCCGCAGCGCGCCGAGTACCGCGAGCTGGTGGACCAGTGGCAGGTCACTCCCCGGCTGGAGACGTTGCTGGCCGACGGCGAGTAG
- a CDS encoding helix-turn-helix domain-containing protein — translation MGSADVTPQMAFARFVRRAIDDARDERGWTVTDLASHTGVGRSTVFRWLAGDWQDYPELAKVRGFCAALDLPVAAAFRALGLPDAGPAPRRRHDDGPVEADVRAILDRLADPTVPAEEKHHIRDLLRYLARRPIRRAG, via the coding sequence ATGGGATCAGCCGACGTAACACCGCAGATGGCGTTCGCCCGCTTCGTCCGGCGCGCCATCGATGACGCTCGCGACGAACGTGGCTGGACCGTGACTGATCTTGCCTCACACACGGGCGTGGGTCGCTCCACGGTGTTCCGTTGGCTCGCCGGTGATTGGCAGGATTATCCCGAACTGGCCAAGGTGCGCGGCTTCTGCGCTGCGTTGGATCTGCCCGTCGCCGCCGCGTTCCGCGCCCTCGGGCTGCCCGACGCCGGCCCCGCACCCCGCCGACGCCACGACGACGGCCCGGTCGAAGCCGACGTCCGGGCCATCCTGGACCGACTGGCCGACCCGACGGTCCCCGCCGAGGAGAAGCACCACATCCGCGACCTCCTCCGCTACCTAGCCCGCCGCCCCATCCGCCGCGCCGGCTAA
- a CDS encoding RecQ family ATP-dependent DNA helicase, which translates to METAERAAVRERAEAVLRRLAGDQARLREDQWRAIEALVVDRRRVLCVQRTGWGKSAVYFVATALLRDRDQAGPADSGHAGPAGPTVIVSPLLALMRNQVEAAARAGIRARTINSANLDEWDEITAEIQSGAVDVLLISPERLNNPDFRDGVLPKLAATTGLLVVDEAHCVSDWGHDFRPDYRRLRTFLAELPERTPVLATTATANARVTQDVAEQLGDALVLRGTLDRESLRLGVLDLPSPAHRLAWLADHLDQLPGSGIVYTLTVAAAGETAEFLRSRGYPVASYSGQSDDADRRAAEQDLLDNKIKALVATSALGMGFDKPDLGFVVHLGAPPSPIAYYQQVGRAGRAVEHAEVLLLPGVEDAAIWRYFASLAFPPEQQVRAVLAALHTDRPLSTQALEPLVDLRRARLELMLKVLDVDGAVRRVRGGWLATGEPWVYDEARLRRVAQARTVEQQAMREYATTSDCRMRYLRERLDDTGAAACGRCDRCADPLFAADVSTAALAAAQTFLGRPGVEIAPKKLWPTGLDAVGVPLKGRIAPAEQALPGRAVGRLSDLGWGGRLRDLVGPEAPDAPVPDDVAGAVVEVLKAWAHGDDPWPRRPVAVVAVGSRRRPRLLGSLAERIATVGRLPLLGEVSAAGHGGTAGPRGNSAQRVRALHDTFTVPTDLADALAGLDGPVLLVDDLIDSGWTMTLVARALRRAGATDVLPLALAVAG; encoded by the coding sequence GTGGAAACAGCAGAGCGGGCAGCGGTACGGGAGCGGGCCGAGGCGGTGTTGCGCCGCCTGGCCGGCGACCAGGCCCGGCTGCGCGAGGATCAGTGGCGCGCCATCGAGGCGTTGGTCGTCGACCGGCGACGGGTGCTCTGCGTGCAGCGCACCGGTTGGGGCAAGTCGGCTGTCTACTTCGTGGCCACCGCCCTGCTCCGCGACCGTGACCAGGCCGGGCCTGCCGACTCCGGGCACGCCGGCCCCGCCGGGCCGACGGTCATCGTCTCGCCGCTGCTGGCGTTGATGCGCAACCAGGTCGAGGCGGCCGCCCGGGCCGGCATCCGAGCCCGCACCATCAACTCGGCGAACCTCGACGAGTGGGACGAGATCACCGCCGAGATCCAGAGCGGCGCGGTGGACGTGCTGCTGATCAGCCCGGAACGGCTCAACAACCCGGACTTCCGCGACGGCGTCCTGCCGAAGCTGGCCGCCACCACCGGGCTGCTGGTGGTCGACGAGGCGCACTGCGTCTCCGACTGGGGGCACGACTTCCGGCCGGACTACCGGCGGCTGCGCACGTTCCTCGCCGAGCTACCCGAACGCACTCCCGTGCTGGCGACCACCGCCACCGCCAACGCCCGGGTCACCCAGGACGTGGCCGAGCAGCTCGGCGACGCCCTCGTCCTGCGCGGCACCCTGGACCGCGAGTCGCTGCGCCTGGGAGTGCTCGACCTGCCCAGCCCGGCGCACCGGCTGGCCTGGCTCGCCGACCACCTGGATCAACTGCCCGGCTCGGGCATCGTCTACACGCTGACCGTGGCGGCAGCGGGGGAGACGGCCGAGTTCCTGCGCTCCCGGGGCTACCCGGTCGCCTCGTACAGCGGGCAGTCCGACGACGCAGACCGCCGGGCCGCAGAACAGGACCTGCTCGACAACAAGATCAAGGCGTTGGTCGCCACCAGCGCCCTCGGCATGGGCTTCGACAAGCCCGACCTGGGCTTCGTCGTTCACCTCGGCGCGCCGCCCTCACCGATCGCGTACTACCAGCAGGTCGGCCGCGCCGGCCGCGCTGTCGAGCACGCCGAGGTGCTGCTGCTGCCCGGCGTCGAGGACGCCGCGATCTGGCGCTACTTCGCCTCGCTCGCGTTCCCACCCGAGCAGCAGGTCCGCGCCGTGCTGGCAGCCCTGCACACCGACCGCCCGCTCTCCACCCAGGCCCTCGAACCCCTCGTCGACCTGCGCCGGGCCCGGTTGGAGCTGATGCTCAAGGTGCTCGACGTGGATGGCGCGGTCCGCCGGGTGCGCGGTGGGTGGCTCGCCACCGGCGAGCCGTGGGTCTACGACGAGGCCCGGTTGCGCCGCGTCGCCCAGGCACGCACCGTCGAGCAACAGGCCATGCGGGAGTACGCGACAACGTCCGACTGCCGGATGCGGTATCTACGGGAACGCCTCGACGACACCGGGGCGGCCGCCTGCGGCCGATGCGACAGGTGCGCCGACCCCCTCTTCGCCGCAGACGTGTCGACGGCCGCACTCGCCGCCGCGCAGACCTTCCTGGGTCGACCCGGCGTGGAGATCGCGCCGAAGAAGCTCTGGCCGACCGGGCTCGACGCGGTGGGCGTACCCCTCAAGGGCCGGATCGCCCCCGCGGAGCAGGCGCTGCCCGGCCGGGCCGTCGGGCGCCTCTCCGACCTCGGCTGGGGTGGCCGGCTGCGGGATCTCGTCGGCCCGGAAGCGCCGGACGCGCCGGTGCCCGACGACGTCGCCGGCGCGGTCGTGGAGGTGCTGAAGGCGTGGGCGCACGGTGACGACCCGTGGCCCCGCCGGCCGGTGGCAGTGGTAGCTGTCGGTTCCCGGCGGCGGCCCCGGCTGCTCGGCTCGCTCGCCGAACGGATCGCCACCGTGGGCCGGCTGCCACTGCTCGGCGAGGTCAGCGCCGCCGGCCACGGCGGGACAGCCGGGCCGCGCGGCAACAGCGCCCAACGGGTACGCGCGCTGCACGACACCTTCACCGTGCCGACCGACCTGGCCGACGCGCTGGCCGGGCTGGACGGCCCGGTGCTGCTCGTCGACGACCTGATCGACTCGGGCTGGACGATGACGCTGGTGGCGCGGGCGCTGCGCCGGGCCGGCGCGACCGACGTGCTCCCGCTCGCCCTCGCCGTGGCCGGCTGA
- a CDS encoding SDR family NAD(P)-dependent oxidoreductase: MESRVAVVSGGGTGIGAAVAGVLARDGYDVLIVGRRADVLTAAAEQITADCGRPDAVLPVTADLTDPEQLDAVLAAIGDRPVDVVVNNAGGYLGGETDTLAGTAAHWRANLDANVLTAVLLTEALRPALRRPGGRVILVSSIAAQRGGGGPYSAAKAALHGWAYDLAAQLGPEQITVNVVSPGYVAETEFFGDRMTAEGHAKRVAATLVGRAGLPDDIAEAVRYLASPAAGYVTGQVLGVNGGSVLGR, translated from the coding sequence ATGGAGTCGCGGGTTGCGGTTGTCAGCGGGGGCGGGACGGGGATCGGGGCGGCCGTTGCGGGGGTGCTCGCCCGGGACGGGTACGACGTCCTGATCGTTGGCCGGCGGGCGGACGTGTTGACGGCCGCCGCCGAGCAGATCACCGCGGACTGCGGGCGGCCCGACGCCGTCCTCCCCGTGACCGCGGACCTGACCGATCCGGAGCAGCTCGACGCGGTTCTCGCCGCGATCGGCGATCGGCCGGTCGACGTGGTGGTCAACAACGCTGGCGGCTACCTGGGCGGGGAGACCGACACGTTGGCCGGGACCGCCGCGCACTGGCGGGCCAACCTGGACGCCAACGTGCTCACCGCCGTGCTGCTGACCGAGGCTCTGCGGCCGGCTCTGCGTCGACCTGGCGGGCGGGTGATCCTGGTCAGTTCGATCGCCGCCCAGCGTGGCGGCGGTGGGCCGTACTCGGCGGCGAAGGCGGCCCTGCACGGTTGGGCGTACGACCTGGCGGCGCAGCTTGGTCCGGAGCAGATCACGGTCAACGTGGTGAGCCCCGGGTACGTCGCCGAGACCGAGTTCTTCGGTGACCGGATGACCGCCGAGGGGCACGCCAAGCGGGTGGCGGCGACCCTGGTGGGGCGGGCTGGGCTGCCGGACGACATCGCCGAAGCGGTCCGCTATCTGGCCAGCCCGGCGGCCGGCTATGTCACCGGTCAGGTCCTGGGCGTGAACGGCGGTTCCGTCCTCGGCCGCTGA
- a CDS encoding branched-chain amino acid ABC transporter permease has translation MTLLDVTPAPAPTAPRPGRVHRVRPFLPLVALVVLAILPYSTISLPGIFEGPVNSPGTLQLLAICLIFGGLAAGYDLLFGRTGMLSFGHALYFAAGVYGTDVLITRAGLPLWQAALLTVTGGTILAALLGAVALRTVGIAFAMVTLAFAQVGAILVARDFGGLTGGEEGLPLDVSGLPAGLVGVTNTVNLYWLALAYLTLVVFVVHRVSGSPTGRVLAGLRDDERRIGVLGLDPYRYKLVAFTLAGGLASAGGVVYVLIVGGASPHITSSELTLSLLVMVVLGGPGTRWGPVLGGVLYMYLDHRLTAFGTSDAVDNLPAVLSRPLSQPLFVLGTVFILAVYFFPGGLTSLAPRLSHLTRSLRPRP, from the coding sequence ATGACGCTTCTCGACGTGACCCCGGCACCGGCACCCACCGCGCCGCGACCAGGCCGGGTGCACCGGGTCCGCCCGTTCCTGCCGCTGGTCGCGCTGGTGGTGTTGGCGATCCTGCCGTACTCGACGATTTCCCTGCCGGGGATCTTCGAGGGGCCGGTCAACTCACCCGGCACCCTGCAACTGCTCGCCATCTGCCTGATCTTCGGCGGGTTGGCGGCCGGGTACGACCTGCTCTTCGGCCGAACCGGGATGCTCTCCTTCGGGCACGCGCTGTACTTCGCCGCCGGCGTCTACGGCACCGACGTCCTCATCACCCGGGCCGGTCTGCCGCTGTGGCAGGCGGCGCTGCTGACCGTCACCGGCGGCACCATCCTCGCGGCGCTGCTCGGTGCGGTGGCGCTGCGGACGGTGGGCATCGCGTTCGCCATGGTCACGTTGGCCTTCGCCCAGGTGGGCGCGATCCTGGTGGCCCGGGACTTCGGCGGGCTCACCGGCGGTGAGGAGGGCCTGCCGCTGGACGTGTCCGGGCTGCCCGCCGGGCTGGTGGGGGTGACCAACACGGTCAACCTGTACTGGTTGGCGCTGGCGTACCTGACGCTGGTGGTCTTCGTGGTGCACCGGGTGAGCGGTTCACCGACCGGGCGGGTGCTCGCCGGTCTGCGCGACGACGAGCGGCGGATCGGGGTGCTCGGTCTGGACCCGTACCGCTACAAGCTGGTGGCGTTCACCCTGGCCGGTGGTCTGGCGTCGGCGGGCGGGGTGGTGTACGTCCTGATCGTCGGCGGCGCGTCGCCGCACATCACCTCGTCCGAGCTGACGCTGTCGCTGCTGGTCATGGTGGTGCTCGGCGGGCCGGGTACGCGCTGGGGTCCGGTGCTCGGTGGGGTCCTCTACATGTACCTGGACCACCGGCTCACCGCCTTCGGCACCAGCGACGCGGTGGACAACCTGCCGGCCGTCCTGAGCCGCCCGCTGAGTCAGCCCCTCTTCGTCCTCGGCACGGTGTTCATCCTGGCCGTCTACTTCTTCCCCGGCGGCCTGACCAGCCTGGCCCCCCGCCTGTCCCACCTGACCCGCTCCCTCCGCCCTCGGCCCTAA
- a CDS encoding branched-chain amino acid ABC transporter permease, which yields MGTVILLALTGLGLAALYFLVASGLSLVFGLADVLNFAHGLFLGVGAYGTWWAAGNLPGAGPDGFGFVFAVAFGVAAGTLVAILVELVLIRPLYSRTIEQVLVTVGLSLAGVALLQATWGADARPFPRPDWTRQVTGILGAQVPNGGLLLIIAAVLVLGAILAFLRWTRYGLVIRAGVENREMVTALGIDVRKAFTLVFAIGGAAAALAGALGGVYFGTVSPGQGGSLLIFAFIVVVIGGMGSVVGSAYAAVVVGLVQQFVNYYGTSGLGDICVVGLLAVVLLLRPQGIAGKVATA from the coding sequence ATGGGCACCGTGATCCTGCTGGCGTTGACCGGGCTGGGCCTGGCGGCGCTGTACTTCCTGGTCGCCTCCGGCCTGTCCCTGGTCTTCGGCCTGGCCGACGTGCTCAACTTCGCGCACGGGCTGTTCCTCGGCGTCGGCGCGTACGGCACCTGGTGGGCGGCGGGCAACCTGCCGGGCGCCGGGCCGGACGGGTTCGGCTTCGTGTTCGCGGTCGCCTTCGGGGTGGCCGCCGGCACGCTGGTCGCGATCCTGGTCGAGTTGGTGCTGATCCGCCCGCTGTACTCCCGCACCATCGAGCAGGTGCTGGTCACCGTCGGGTTGTCGCTGGCCGGGGTGGCGTTGCTCCAGGCCACCTGGGGTGCGGACGCCCGGCCGTTCCCGCGTCCGGACTGGACCCGGCAGGTGACCGGGATCCTCGGCGCGCAGGTGCCCAACGGTGGCCTGCTGCTGATCATCGCGGCGGTGCTGGTGCTCGGTGCGATCCTGGCGTTCCTGCGCTGGACCCGGTACGGCCTGGTGATCCGGGCCGGGGTGGAGAACCGGGAGATGGTGACCGCGCTGGGCATCGACGTCCGCAAGGCGTTCACCCTGGTCTTCGCGATCGGTGGGGCGGCTGCCGCGCTCGCCGGCGCGCTCGGCGGGGTCTACTTCGGCACCGTCTCGCCCGGGCAGGGCGGCTCACTGCTGATCTTCGCGTTCATCGTGGTGGTGATCGGTGGGATGGGCTCGGTGGTCGGCTCCGCGTACGCGGCGGTCGTGGTCGGGCTGGTGCAGCAGTTCGTCAACTACTACGGCACGTCCGGGCTGGGCGACATCTGCGTGGTCGGGCTGCTGGCTGTGGTGCTGCTGCTGCGTCCGCAGGGCATCGCCGGAAAGGTGGCAACGGCATGA